Genomic segment of Desulfovibrionales bacterium:
TACGCCGCGATCTGACTATAAACGCCCTTTTCTATAATATCGCGGATTTTTCGGTGCTGGACTATGTGGACGGGGTAGAAGACCTCAAACACGGGATCGTCCGGGTCATCGGAGAACCGGAGGCCCGGTTTCTTAGAGACCCGGTGCGCATGATGCGCGCCATACGGCATGCGGCGCGCACCGGCTTTACCATAGAAGAAAATACCTTTCGGGCCATAGAGAAAAACAGGGACAGGATCTGGCTCTGCCCGGTATCGAGGATACGTGATGAATGGCTCAGGGACTTCACCGGCGGCAGCGCTGCCGCGTGTGTGGAATTAATGATAAGAACCGGTTTCTTTTTCTCCCTCTTTCCCTTTTACGAACCGGCGTTTAAGAAAGAACCGGAGAATTTAACCCCTTTCCTCCTGGCGCTCCTGCGCAGACTGGACAGGCTTTGTTCCGAGGGTACGCCGGTTAGCCAGGCATTTATGTTTGCCCTTTTTCTACTCCCCTGGTTCCGTGCATCCGGCCTGGCCTGGTCGCCATCAGCTCCACCGCCCAACCCCTGGTTTACAGAAGATATACGGCAGGCCGGACACGCGGCCTTAGGAATATTTGATATTAAGCGATCTGACCGGGAAAACGCATCCCACCTTCTTGCGGCGCAGCCTGTCCTTTCAGAAATAGCGGCCAGCGGACAGATTCCCCGGCGTATCAGGCCGCGCCGGTATCCCCTTGAGGCCATAAGGCTCTTCTTGCTGGCGGCAGAGGCCGAAGATAAATCAGTTTCACT
This window contains:
- the pcnB gene encoding polynucleotide adenylyltransferase PcnB, with amino-acid sequence MIDRGRDTTQQRPVTVIPRSEHPISRKDIDPEALRVLYKLKNHGYLAYLVGGGVRDLFLGRKPKDFDVATNARPSEIKELFRNSRLIGRRFRLVQVFFKGGKVVEVSTFRCRSEFDPADEALQDNNTYGMPGDDALRRDLTINALFYNIADFSVLDYVDGVEDLKHGIVRVIGEPEARFLRDPVRMMRAIRHAARTGFTIEENTFRAIEKNRDRIWLCPVSRIRDEWLRDFTGGSAAACVELMIRTGFFFSLFPFYEPAFKKEPENLTPFLLALLRRLDRLCSEGTPVSQAFMFALFLLPWFRASGLAWSPSAPPPNPWFTEDIRQAGHAALGIFDIKRSDRENASHLLAAQPVLSEIAASGQIPRRIRPRRYPLEAIRLFLLAAEAEDKSVSLSTIRLLYKPSRSTKKQPWRRRKKRRPQPQLPS